The following are encoded in a window of Acidimicrobiales bacterium genomic DNA:
- a CDS encoding polysaccharide deacetylase family protein, which produces MTTPIPVLLYHGVAPSAPPALQPWVMHPDRFAAHLDLIVERGCTAVTISDLVDAVREGRDLPERPVAITFDDGLADFAEHAWPALRQRGLTATLYVVAGAVGGQADWLADLGQPPPMLTWDQVRDLAREGCEIGSHSLSHPELDTLRAGPLAAEVALSRRELSSQLGRPVRSFAYPHGYHDRRVREAVVDAGYESACAVREALSSREDDPYALARVTLLHDAGTDVVADVLDGRGHRVAPFPEPVRTKAWRLVRRVGGPGAAAVVERLRGGRAA; this is translated from the coding sequence GTGACCACCCCCATCCCCGTCCTGCTCTACCACGGCGTCGCCCCCTCGGCCCCGCCCGCCCTCCAACCCTGGGTCATGCACCCGGACCGCTTCGCCGCCCACCTCGACCTCATCGTGGAGCGGGGGTGCACGGCGGTGACCATCAGCGACCTGGTCGACGCCGTCCGGGAGGGGCGCGACCTGCCCGAGCGGCCGGTGGCCATCACCTTCGACGACGGCTTGGCCGACTTCGCCGAGCACGCGTGGCCGGCCCTGCGCCAGCGTGGCCTGACCGCCACCCTCTACGTCGTGGCCGGCGCCGTCGGGGGGCAGGCCGACTGGCTGGCCGACCTCGGCCAGCCGCCGCCCATGCTCACCTGGGACCAGGTCCGGGACCTGGCCCGGGAGGGCTGCGAGATCGGCTCGCACAGCCTCAGCCACCCCGAGCTGGACACGCTCCGGGCCGGCCCGCTGGCCGCCGAGGTGGCCCTCAGCCGGCGGGAGCTGTCGAGCCAACTGGGCCGGCCCGTCCGCTCCTTCGCCTACCCCCACGGCTACCACGATCGCCGGGTCCGCGAGGCCGTGGTCGATGCCGGCTACGAGTCCGCCTGCGCGGTGCGGGAGGCCCTCAGCAGCCGGGAGGACGACCCCTACGCCCTGGCCCGGGTCACGCTGCTCCACGACGCCGGCACCGACGTCGTGGCCGACGTGCTCGACGGCCGGGGCCACCGGGTGGCGCCGTTCCCCGAGCCGGTGCGGACCAAGGCCTGGCGCCTGGTGCGCCGGGTCGGTGGGCCCGGCGCGGCGGCCGTCGTCGAGAGGTTGCGGGGCGGGCGGGCGGCGTGA
- a CDS encoding glycoside hydrolase family 16 protein: MTFRGRALRALAVAVLAFGATGCPPPAEVGALLLDEGFPGTALARSRWGTCHWWGPDGCTILTNDELEWYRAEQVEVRGGVLRLTARPEVTVAEGRTFPYLSGMVSSGRPGDEPTDRPRFAFTYGRVEARFRVPRGTGLWPAIWMLPVTNRSLPEIDLVEVYGHAPDRPSMTFHDSAGGRKRREVQTADLSVGWHTVVLDWSRDRLTWSIDGVDRFSVTGAQVPREPMYLVANLAVGGPAGAPTAATRFPATFLVDSVRVWAAP; this comes from the coding sequence GTGACGTTCCGGGGGCGCGCCCTGCGGGCCCTGGCCGTGGCCGTCCTGGCCTTCGGCGCCACCGGCTGCCCTCCGCCGGCCGAGGTCGGCGCCCTGTTGCTGGACGAGGGCTTCCCCGGCACGGCGCTGGCCCGGTCCCGGTGGGGGACGTGCCACTGGTGGGGCCCCGACGGGTGCACCATCCTGACCAACGACGAGCTGGAGTGGTATCGGGCCGAGCAGGTCGAGGTGCGGGGCGGCGTGCTGCGGCTGACGGCCCGGCCGGAGGTCACGGTGGCCGAGGGCCGGACCTTCCCCTACTTGTCGGGGATGGTCAGCTCCGGCCGGCCCGGCGACGAGCCGACCGACCGGCCCCGCTTCGCCTTCACCTACGGGCGGGTCGAGGCCCGCTTCCGGGTGCCGCGGGGCACCGGCCTGTGGCCCGCCATCTGGATGCTGCCGGTGACCAACCGGTCCCTGCCCGAGATCGACCTGGTCGAGGTGTACGGCCACGCCCCCGACCGGCCGTCGATGACCTTCCACGACTCGGCGGGCGGCCGCAAGCGCCGCGAGGTGCAGACCGCGGACCTGTCGGTGGGGTGGCACACGGTGGTGCTGGACTGGTCCCGCGACCGCCTCACCTGGAGCATCGACGGCGTGGACCGGTTCTCGGTCACCGGCGCCCAGGTGCCCCGGGAGCCGATGTACCTGGTGGCCAACCTGGCCGTCGGCGGCCCGGCCGGCGCCCCCACGGCCGCCACCCGCTTCCCGGCCACGTTCCTCGTCGACTCGGTGCGGGTCTGGGCCGCGCCGTGA